The window CAAGCAAGAGGATAACGAGGCATGGCAGACACCCGATACTGATTCTTCCTAGACACAGCCACACATGTCTCCACCACACCAACGCATCTCTTTCACTTGCTAGCCTCCAAACGTAATGCACCTGCGCGTCGAGCTTGGAAAGATGCTCCTATCTATCGAACCTGGTAGCGGCCGACCCAACCACATTGATTTGTCAGGAATAGTATGCATCTGTTCTGGACTTCATCCAGGTCAATTGTAAACAAGATTCATGGTGAATTGATCGGTGCATGAAACCACAAGGCCAAGGCGTGCTgtgctctctctttttttttctttcgagGAATTGATTGTTTGCACATACCAAAGTGGCCGTGCGTCCGCACTGCGGGAGCCCAGGCGGGCAAGAAACCAGATGTTGGCCGCGTGTGGACAATGCTGAGCAGCAGAAGCAAGTGATCTTGCGATTTGGACTGGCCACAGAAGGGGCAGTTAACAGGTTGCATCCGGGGCGATGTGGCGGTGGTGGAAAAGCGCTCTGCTGGGCAGCCGGTGACGATCGATGAAGAAGCCGAGCAAGTGTTTTCGCTTGGACTTGGTTGGTGCCATGGATTTACAAATCCGTATATAGCAGTTTCGTCTTGGGATGGCAGCATCCGCAGCAGTGAAAGGGGTCCGCAGAGCCCCGATTCCCCTTGCATCCGGACCTGCTGCATGTAGTAGCTGAACTTGTTGCAGAGCCTGTTGGAGTATCTTCAACTCATTGGCTGACACGCTTGATAGTCTGAAAGCCCATGGAAGATCAAACAGACAGATCCAGCCACAGATGAAAGTTTGCAGGATTTTCACTCTGACACTCTGACGTGACGTTGATCTTGGCTCATGTGCTCGAGACGTGACGCTGACATGCGGACAAGCCAGAGGCTACCGTTACCCGCCAAACCAACGGCTGAAGCTCAATCGGATCTCGTATTCTCGTCTGCCGCCCAGCCGAACGCCGCACGGACGCGGCccacggcggcagcgcggcATGAAGAGCTCGGCGGagccgcgcgcggcgggcgaCGTCGACGTGGAGCTGCTCAAGGCGGTGGCGCAGGCGTGGCACGCGCACTCGGGCAACCCGCGGCCGTCGCGGGCGTCGGAGACCGGcggcgacgacagcgacgcggccggcgccggcgcgcgcccCCGCGCGGGCGCGTCGCGGCACCGACCGTCCCGGTTCAAGCTGGaggccatggccgcggcggcagctccgccccgcgaggcggcgcgggactTCGCGCGGTCGTTGTGGGACACGTACGAGCTCGTCAGCGTGGCGTGGAAGCTCGAGTCCGGCCTCGTCATCGCCgaccacgcggcggcggcgccgaccgtGCCGCGGGGCGGAGACGCGCGGGGAGCAGGGAAGCGGGCCAAGGAGAGCGGGCGCAGCCTGAGGAGCCTGTTCCTGCGCTCCACGTCCAGGAGGTTCGGGGAACCAAACAGCTAAGAATGCACATTTGAGGTCTGTTGCATCGCAGTTGTGAAGTTTGCTCAAAATTCAGAAAGGGCAAGAAAGAAAACAGAACGATCCGTCACAGGGACACATCAGCACCCCAAATTCCCATGTCTTCCATAGTTTTCGGCATCTGAACGAGCTCAGTATGAATTCCAGCGCTGCTGCACTTGTCGATTTGGGTAAATCATTTCGAGGTTCAATTAACATTCACCTGTTTGCAGTTTTGTGCGGTGCAGGGGCTTATGCCACGCCATTGTCTCAAAACCTCATGATGTTGAGCATCTCCAAAAATGCCCAAAATATCTTTCTCTATCTCTAATACTaaatctctactactaaaaaattGTTATTTGGCTAGGTTACTTTGGAGGATAATTTTCATCACCCCCGGTATTACAAAACCTAATAATATTGTGCATTTATTCGGGTCATGGCTGCAGGGTTTTAtatgggaaaagaaaaaagttatGTTCACGGGCTTATGTGCGCTTCTCTGGTCAATCTGGTTATCCAGAAATGATATAGTTTTTCATAATACTCAAAAACAAACTGTTCTCCAGATCCTTTTCAGGGCCACTTATTTTACCAGGACATGAGCGATTTTGCAAAAGGTGGAGGACAGAGGCTTGATTGCAGATGCATGTCGCGCCTTGGAAGTGACGGCGATGGACATCTTTGCACGGAACGGGTGGCAGTTTAGTAATAGACTTTGTGGCTTGTAATTTGCTTCTTGTTTAGCTTTCAAAATTTGTAATAAGGGCTGGATATAACTCTTTGATATAGAGGCCGGGATATTGTTCAatattcctttatctaaaaaaagggAGACAAAAATTTGCTTGGTCATCCGCCTCATGTGACCTTCGTCTCATCCCACAGCGGGAGTCGGTGCACCGTACAATGTGCGGTAGGAACGCCGCCCGTGCGATATGTCCATTGTCTCCTCCACCCCCCCACCTGCTGCCGGCAATGCCCCCCGTCCCCTCGCCCCGCACTCGCGCCGTCGCCCTGCACTCGCCTTCGCCTCGCCCCCCTCCCTCTTGCACCGTTTCGGGTGCTCTCGCCTCCCCCCGTCGTCCCACTGCCCGCATCCTAAGGTCGTCCAATGCAGTGCTTATTACAACAATTGCACCCATAACAATTGCATCTCACCTTCCACCTCCGAGAATCATCATTCGAAACCAGCCCTCTCCAACAGGTGCCGCACGGATCGAAGGAAGCCCCACCGCGTGCTacagccgccgccctccccctcctctccgtcTCCTGTTTCGCTCGCCGGCTTTGTGCGAACAAGGCTAGCAACGGCAGCACCACGTGCTCAACTCCGCCTCGCGCTCAACCCCGCTTCGTCACCCCGCGCACACCGGCTCAACAACCGCGGGTGGATTGAGCCAGCGGAGTCCATTTGTGCCACCTACCACCAGCAGAATCCATCTGCACCGGAGCGTGCCACCCCCCTCATGAGTTCATGATCGCCCACCCCCAGCAAGTATAATGGGAACTGAGGCCCGATCTTTTGGTAGGTAGATGATAAGTAGAATTGTGGAGATCACGACGTAGATGATCCAAGGGCTCCGACCAAGTAGATCGTCTCCCTTGCAATCACAACACCACTGCTCCAATGGTTATCAACCGAGCACAAAACCCGgctgacctcgccaagaaggctaatccctgcaagcggtTCAAGAACACGAGCAGAACTAGTAAAGGGAATCTGAAATTGCAAGTTGGGATTTCACATACCAAAGTAGCAGCCTAGTCGGTCCGGTACAGAGGCGAAATCTCACATAGTGTGCAGAAtcaatctaagcaaaacccaagtttTGGAGCAGTTCATAAGTGATATTTATAAAAAGAAACAACTCTCCTAGAAGGCTATGGTCGCAGGCCACTTCTTGGGGAGGTGGAAGGCCAACTGGCTTAGCATTCATGGAGTCCCTTGAAGTTCTCGCGCGTCTTCTCAGCTTCTGTGCAGCCTTCAGTAAATCAACCATAACTCTTTATTGGGAAGTCCAAATGGTGCTCCGTTTGTtgggttggaaagtagacttgataatCTTTCCAACCATGTATGATATGGACCCTAAGACGACACATGTTGGTACAGAATTCCATGTGAAGTAGAGGTACTTGTCATGTAGACTCAGTCTTGCGCATGTAGTTGTTGTCGCTTTTGTACAGAGCTTGAAGCTGGTGTATTTGTTGATCCCATGTTCCTAAACAATAAGACATCAAAACAATTTAGTAGCACCCCGTCCTCATGAATATTAGGCTGTAACATA is drawn from Panicum virgatum strain AP13 chromosome 1N, P.virgatum_v5, whole genome shotgun sequence and contains these coding sequences:
- the LOC120656296 gene encoding uncharacterized protein LOC120656296, giving the protein MKSSAEPRAAGDVDVELLKAVAQAWHAHSGNPRPSRASETGGDDSDAAGAGARPRAGASRHRPSRFKLEAMAAAAAPPREAARDFARSLWDTYELVSVAWKLESGLVIADHAAAAPTVPRGGDARGAGKRAKESGRSLRSLFLRSTSRRFGEPNS